The genomic region CATGTATCTCTCTCCTGTTGGAGGTACCACGGGCCTGGGTGGAGCCAGAGGCATGACTCCTTGCATGTGAGCTGAAGGATAAGAGCCAAAGGGTTTGTAGCCCTTGGCTGTCAGCCTATGGATCACAGCTTGTTACTTGTTGgaccaggggtgtatctgccagagggacatggggtatcttATGTCCCCAGGTGCAGGCCATCTAATCATGTAGGGGGCGCCTGGTCCGGGCTGCACTTGctggctctgggcggtagacctgggcaccccatcagctctgggcggtagacctgggcgccttgCCAGCTCTGGtaagtagacctgggtgccagtACCAGCTCCGGGCAATAGACCTGggtgtgggtgttttttttggaaaattaagATGTTGcccccccgggctccattttccctagatacacctctgtgatggACCAACCTTCTGGATATCATCTGAGCCCAAGGTGTTTTATgtatcttttaaaactttttttctttacactccgttttatttgtttaaatttatttaacttgcctttgtatttttgtaagccattttgggaagGAAAGTGGGATaagaaataggtttttttaaaaaaaagcagtttcATGCTCAATACCAGATTTAGATAATCTGTTAACGGCAGTTACAATGCCAAAAAGAGATGAATGGGCTATCATATTTGAGCGCAGAACACATATGTTTGCTGAAAAATCATGGTATTTTCAATTTGTTAAAAAACACGTAGGGGGCGCCTGGTCTGGGCTGTAGTTAtcacaaggggaaaaaactattAAGTATAGCTGTCTGAAACTTCCCTAGCTGTTGTCTGAGAGAGATGAAGTTTCAGTTTCTTGAAATGAAATCTTCCAGTCCTTATCTGAGCTGCTGAGGAAAGTTTAACATTCTAGTcactcagaattttttaaaaaattctcagcaCGCTACaagagttggcagagatggccaaatgAACTTTGCTACTCAAAGAAAATAACTTAATTAAGtttatggacaattggaaacccttgatagaatatttagacaaaacagaagaaagcTAATGATTAGTAGTTTTGAAAGTTAAGGATTGTTAAAACAAGAACCAACAGAGAAAGGTGCAAGGTTTTTTAAATAGTAATGacactaaagatttaattttagtTAGATGCTTAAGAAACAAGTgccaaaattgtttttaaaggttaatatttggtgcagaagGAACTGGGAGTCTGTATGGAATAAGTACTTTGTAACTTGGTGAACTTTTACTTTTTTGTGTGTTGcaaagattttgaagtacaaataaaaaattatgACAAAAAATTCTCAACATACTACAACTGGGAACAGATAGGGGCATAGAAAGGATGAGTTCACTGCTACCACAGTGGTAATTTATCTGTCATAAAATGCAGGCTGCATGAAACAGTGCAGTGTTCTtggcagagttacactcttctaagcccacttacttcaatagacttagaaaagTGCCATTAAAGAATACACACCAAAGACCTtcaaccagtagtgggattcaaatcatttaacaaccggttgtttacaagcaccattttaacaactggctcagccgaagtggtgcgaacctgctgaatcccaccactgccttcaaccAAAAGCCATATCTGCAGACTTTTAAAGTTTGCTTTCAAAGTTAGTGTAGTTTAAAGCACTACTAAGCCTCTCTacagaaaggtgttttttttctcatttacagGAAGCAATGGTCCCCTACCTTGGACGACTGTGTGGATGAAACTGTGGCTTGtggcttttttcctgttttggaaGATTTTGTAGATACTGGGGAAATCTCATGGGCTTTATCCATGGATTTCAAATCTTTGATGCTTTCAATGTATTTTTTCCTCAAGGCTAATAAGTCTTGTAAGTACTGCAAGCAGTCTTGGGTCTTGGAGTACATCCatgctctttcttcctctttgagATGGATGCAGGCGGCTGAGTCTATGCTGGTGGTGCTCTTGCATTTTTTCAAGGGCACCCTGAATTCCTGATCCTCACCTCCAAGAACATACATAGAGGTGCTACGGATCAGTCGGACTTCAGAACCCTCATGAACGGGGATCCCATCAATTAGGCTTCTCTGGCGGGAATTCGGGTGAAATATTGAGTGTATCTTTCTGATCATAGTGAAGCTTCTGTTTCACCTGGTCTTTCGTTCTGTTTCACCTGGCCTTTCATCCTTTACTTAGACTTCAATTTTGTCAGTTTACATTCCCAGTTCTTGCCTTTAGAGGGAAATCAAGTTTTATACTTCCTAATTATAATCCAGTTTACTGTTGATTCGGTCTTCTGGTATTCATTTATTTCAAGCCATTGTCAATTGTTTTAAACATCACACATCCTCAGATATATCTTTCTTTAATATGCTGGCATCTTAGTTCATCTTGTGGCGGCACCAATTGTCGAAGCCTTTGTGCTGACCATGGTACTGAACCTTTAGAAACAAAGACAGTAGAAAACAAAATCTAGTTAAACAGGTATAGATTAGTATGATCAAGTAATTCATAATAGACTAAACTAAAAGATTCCAACCAAACAGGATTCCCTGCATTTTCTACTCTCACCTGGTTATTAGATAAACACATTGCAAAAGCAGGCAACAGTTCAACCGCCACTCGAAGGGGTTTTGTTTTCTGTACCATGGCAACCGGGAGATGGTCACAGCTATCTGATAACACATCATTGTTACGAATAAGGTGGACTAGGATATCCAGCTACATTACACTCTGTACAAAAGCCTCCGCGCAGGAGGCTAGCCATCGAATGAAACTGTTCCAAAACACAGTGGCTGTAAAAAGTCTGGTCTTTAGCACATCCAGTTTAAAAGATTGCCTATTCCAATATTGAGAGAGAGTCCACCAACTATGTTAATTTGTCTCTAAGATTTGCATTTAGAAAACAAACCCTGTTTGCCTGTTGCTGTCATCATTTGAATGGAGATCCCAGCTGTCTTTTTACTCTGGATCTTGCTGTGGGCACATGCTGACCAAGGGTCCAGGGAAGTTACTGTTCAAGTGAACTTAAGACGTCACCGAGAAACATACTGTGGGGATGGTACACTAGTCCAAAATGCTACCTGAACTTAGTTGGTAAAGGCCAAACATGTGGTTAGGGTTAACAGTGAGTAAACTCATCTGTAAAGAGTAAAAGAACATTTACAGATAGTATTTTTTCCACATCTTCATGGCATCTTACTCTGGGATAGTTTCCCCACCTCCAGATAATACATTTTTCTATATGACTAAATAAACTAGATCCCCCAAGCCCATATCCTTTATTTATTGATTCTGGACTGTGAAGAGTCATCAGACATCCTGATATGACCATGGAGGAATGTGTGGAGAATGCACTGAGGGAACAAACATTCactgactcaggccccttccgcacacgcaaaataatgcggtttcaaaccactttcacaactgtttgcaagtggattttgccattctgcacagcttcaaagagcactgaaagcagtttgaaagtgcattattctgcatgtgcggaatgagcctcagagaagcCAGAATTTCTTTTTTAGCTCACCTGCTACAATCCAGTGAGTTCCTCCAACTTTAGTCCTGTGGGAATCAGTAAATTCATGAACAGTGAAGTGGTaaagtgacgtagtggttaagagcaggtgtactcttatctggaggaactgggtttgattccccgctctgccgcctgagctgtggaggcttatctgggaaattctgattagcctgtgcactccaacacatgccagctgggtgaccttgggctagtcacagttcttctgaactctctcagccccacctaccttacagggtgtttgttgtcaggggagaagggaaagcagtttgtaagcccctttgagtctcctataggagagaaaggggggatataaatccaactcttcttcttctaaagtgagGGTCTgcatgggaagggggaaatggcagaTATCAGTGCCCCCTTTTCCAAAGAATTAAGTGTCTTGAGTCCAGTTAGGATATTTCCTGTACTGGAATATCATACTGTACCAAAACTAGCTTTCAGTTTCTGAGTCCTGTTGGAAATGACCAAACTGCCACCGTGCTGAAGTTTTGAAACTATTATCTTATTActgaacaacatataaaacagGGCAGCAGCACAGAAGCCTATTTTAAGAGGTTGGAAtccctaatttaaaacagcaatgtgaacaacaacaaaaattaaaccataagtaaagactttttaaaaatgtggacaGCAAAGTGATCAAATGGACTAACTAAATATTTCATGGCATATAAGTTTACTGGCTTTGAAAACACACCTCTTACATCCTGTTCATTCATTTGAATGCCGAAATCTGACATGGTTATTACAGTCGATGTTTTTGTGACATTTGGGCTTTGCTAAGTATGGAGATGGTTAACTATCTGTAGATCCATCTCTGTTCAAGCAAAAAGTTATTCCAGtctttaaatacacacacacacaacagcttCATTATGAAGATGACAGACTTGTACCGTTCTGAGCTTGTTTAGATTATAAAGTGGATTCACATTGTACTAGTCCTTGTTGAATAAAATTGTAGAGATGAACACACCAACTTTATTTGGGTCATTTTGTTCTTGAATATTTTATTACTTTCCCTTATTATTGGCAGTAAACCTACTTGGATTATTTATTCTGttcttggtttccagaagagacaCATGTCCACCCACAAATGTTCTGGTTTCTACCCAAATGGGCTGAAATCCTTGGGGATTGTTCCCTTACACAGGAGAACTTCCCTGCCATATCAGAGAAGAGAGCATGTGGGTTTCATGAACAGTGAAATGATATACATTAGTTTTGCAGCTGTGGATTGACTTGTGACTTTCAGCTTCTTTCCTGGGATCCTTAAATGCATATGCAGGTGTCTAATTTTCATCCAAACACTTTGCAGGCGAGGAGAGCTAAAACCTCTATCCTTCCCTTACTGAGCTCAGTTGATTCAAATGTTTTTCTCCCAGACTGATAGTTTCAGAGCCccacaaaggggaaaaatgctttaaaagatgCAGTGGGTGGTGATTTAGTTTAaaaatatacacatgcacacatccaAACTTGCTTTCTTTACATGCGGATGAGAAACAGCCtgtctttccttttccttaacTAGCACTAGCAGGGAGACAATTTGCATTGGATTTAAGTAATGGCTGTTTACAACTTGTACATGAAGAGACAAATTTTGAGAGCTACGGATCTTGGAAGAATATCCTTTCACACAAAAAAGATGACAGGATCTTTATCACTGATCTCTTATCTGATTAAGTTtgctattggggtggggaggtaaCATTTTGACCTCTGGCTCTGACCCTCCCCAATCTGTTTCTATTGGCAGAAGGGGTGCAAAGCTTTAGCctatgccacccccaccccatcaccaCAACCCTGCTTGCCAGATACTGTCAGTTAAGTGTTGCCTCTGATATCTTCTGCAGGATCTACATCTCACTGGCAGGGAGCCTAGATCTTTGTCCCTGTAGTCTTTACAGAGCCCTCAGCTTGCCAGGGAGTGCAAATGTTCATCCCCTCCCTTTTACtctagcagaaaagctggttagatCCAATCCTATACATGGTATTGCTCTAATTCCCACCTGCTCCATATTGGGTTCTAGGAAAGGACCACATACGGCCAAAAATAAACAGGACTCTTGTGGAACTTTAAACACTAGGATATTTTTAATTCTAACTTTGATTTTCCTAAATTAGGGTCCAATTCATCAGCTGTATGTTGCcaagttattattgttatttttattactaTAGCTTCATAGGGCAGATGCAAGGAGGGACAAGATGGGTCACCTTCCAAAGGTTCACCCCTTTCTTCATCACTGCGGGATTGAAACTCCAAGCAGAAAAATTAAAGACTGCACCCTCTAGAGACACAGTAGGACAATCACAGGCTACCGTGGGAAGGCAACAGTTCTGATGAGTTCACGGTGACTCCAGGAAGACACACTGACACATCCAGTGCTTAAATTCTTACAGCTAGAGTGGCTCAGCCTaacctgatctcttcagatcttggaagctgagtggggtcagccctggtcagtacttggataggggAAGACCAAGGAAacctagggttgctatgcagaagcaagtTTAATGCCTGTTCCGGGCCACTTTTTGGCTCCAAAGGCATTTTGGCCCAGAATGGGGTAAGGAAGGCAGGCTGTCTTTGAGTTTTTTGTTCTAGATTGTAGTTTTGGAGTGCCTCTAATGCGTGCCACACTTTGTTGTGGCCCTCTAATTCGTTTAATGCCCATTCTGGGCCGTTCTGGGCTATTTTTTTTGCTCCAGAGGCATTTTGGCCTGGAAGAGGGTAAGAGATGGTTGTCCCTGCGTTTTTTGTTCTAGACAGATGGTAGTTCTGGAGTGCCTgtaatgcatgcttctttttgTTGTGGTCCTGTAATTTGTTTGATGCCTGTTCCGGGCCATTTTCAGGCTCTGACGGCATTTTGGCCCGGAATGGGGTAAGAGAGGCAGGTTGTCCGTGCGTTTTTGTTCTAGGTCTTAGTTCTGGAGAGCCTCCAATGCATGCCACTGTTTAATGTGACCCTGTAGCTTGTTTAATGCTCGTTCCGTCCCATTCTGGGCCATTTTCTGGCTCTGAAGGCGTTTTGGCCTGGAACGCGGTAAGAGAGGAAAGTTGTGTGTGCGGTTTTTGTTCTAGGTTGCAGTTCTGGAGTCCTCTAATTTGTTTAATGCCCATTCCAGGCCATTCCTGTTCCAGGCTATTTTTTGGCTCCGAAGTCAGACTGTAGTTTTTGAGTGCCTCTAATGCACGCCTCTTTTTTTGTGCCCTGTAGCTTGTTTAATGGCTATTCTGAGCTGTTCCAGGCCATTTGCTGGCTCTGAAGGCGTTTTGGCCCGGAATGGGGTAAGAGAGTCAGGTTGTGTCTGCGTTTTGTGTTCTAGGTTGTAGTTCTGGAGTGCCTCCAATGCATGCCACTGTTTGTTGTTGCCTTCTAATTCATTTAATGCCCAATCCAGGCTATTCTGGGCCATTTTCTGGCTCCAAAGGCATTTTGGCCCAGAATGGGGTAAGAGAGGCAGGTTGTGTCTGCATTTTTTGTTCTAGGTTTTAGTTCTGGAGTGTCTCCAATGCATGCCACTGTTTGTTGTTGCCTTCTAATTCATTTAATGCCTTTTCGGGTGTTTTTTGCTGTTCTGGAGGCATTTTTTGTCTTGAAATGGTTAATAAATGCAAGTTTATTATGTAagaagtggattttttttgtcctaGAATTGTCGTTCTGGATTGCCACAGTTTTTTGTGGTCCTGTGACTCGTTTAATGGCCattccgggtttttttttttggctgtaccGGAGGCATTTTTGGGCCTGGAAAGGGTTAATAATTGCACGTTTTCTCTGCAATTTTGGTTCTAGATGGTAGCTCTAGAGTGCCACCAATGCATGCgttttgtgtttttgtgcatGCATTGGAGGCACTCCAGAACTGCAACCTAGGACCCAAGACGCATGCAACAGTTTTTTTGTGGTCCCCTAACTCGTCTAATCCCCATTCTGGGCCGCTCCGGCTCGTTCCGGCTTTTACCCCGTCTCCTCCAGAAACCTCGTGCACTCTCCCTGATCTGCAAAAGACcatcggaaggaaggaaggaagggcttaGAGGCCGGCTGAAGAAGCGGATCTGCTCCTCCCGCGGTCGACAGATGGGCTGAAGGACCTCCCAAGCAGAGGCGGGACCGGCCAGGCCTTTTGCTGTCCGGCACCCTCCGAGCGAGCCCCGGGAGCCGCGGAGCCATGCACCGGAAAGGCAGCGGCGGCCGGCGCGCCAAAGACGACGGCGCGGATTCGGGGGCCGAGACGGGCGGGTGAGTCCTTCCCGCAGGGCTGAGCTGGTTGGGATCGTcacgggagggagggagcgatTTATTCACTTGCTTGCTTTGCTCTCCCATGAGGATCAACATCACCTGACACGTTGTTCGCCTCTCCATCTGAACCCcgcaacaacaaccctgcggggTGGGCTAGGCTAGGCTGGGAGTGTGCTTGCATGGCCATTGGCCAAGCAGGGTCTGCCAGGTGCTAGCCTGGCGCTTTCACCCCTGCATCACTGCTTCTGCCGCACATCATTCCCCAACCCCgctgctgccttggagtgtgggatgtggttccccccacccctttttagaCCTTATCTTTAAATCCCGCGCAGAATTGCTCAGGACACGCgtgtgctttggaggggggggggggggttccaactTGTGAACAGTAGGGGAGGGCACAAAAGAGTCTGAAGTTCTGTGGAGGAAGAAATCCATAGCAGTGACAAAAATGCATAGCAATAAAGACAAGGAAGCCACACTACACAGATACTGGTAGGAGCGTTGCAGCCCAGCTGGCTATAAGGGTTGTCCTATTTAGTGTGGCTGTGTGCCACCCTTGTCTGAAAAATATCACATAATTTGAATAGTGATAGGGGTTGTGGCCCAATTTGACCGCCTCAGAATGTTAGGCCCAGTTCCTGTTCCAGCTTGATTTGGTGACTGCATTCAAGTGTCCTAACCCATGTGTGTGAAACATGTGGCAAATTTAGGTGCAGTTGTGCACATGTCCCACCAATGTGATCTGTGCATCCTCTCCCCCTTTTGGGGGGCAGGTGGATTGCATGGGCAAAACATGTGCATGTAGGGTTGCATTGACGTGGGCATCTGATCACATTAAATGTACTGTGTATCCCTCCCTTCCAAGAACGAGAGGTTGAGAGAGACAGTAGCCCAGCCAAACTTTGTGGGGGAGCAAGCGTTTAGGTCTGTTATATCCTAGTCTTTCCCCAAAATCACTTTGCCCACCTTTGtggctttaatttttttgtgtgtggcaaGGATGCATCTCTTCTCTGGTGCTGCTGTTCCCTCTGAAGCAATCCATATTATGCAAAACCAACCATACTGCAGCTTGTTTAATTTGCatcatttattttgtgttttcctGTAGAAGAACGTGAAAGTAAAGGAGCTTAGCACATGTAGTTTATTATGTCCTGCATATGACGTGCAAATCTGGCTGAATGTGAGTTAGACAAAAAGAAACAAGACCAACGTAAATGTGCCCAATATGAGAACCAACTTGTGAGTTGGGAGTTTTTGAAGAATTTGAAGTGTGAGTTGAAAGTAAGGAGAGATTTGGGGAAGCTGCAAAGAGATAAAAGCATGTGGATAATAAGGGAGCACACCTGGCATTGGTTTCCACGTAGAAACAGGTCTTCCCTCTTGTATTTCATACAACCTGTTATGCATATTGTTTCAGTGTTAAATCAGTATAACAGttgccagctttttaaaacacaaaagtctcctttggtggggagggaaaatATCTGTCACTGGGACTGtgtcagagaaaatggctgccaggtgGGTGGATTTTCATACCCGCACAGTAGCCGTCCCGGTGTTACTGCAATCTTTTGCAAAATTTTGGAGCAAAGCTGGTTTAATAAAGTTGGGAGAAAAGCTAaggaagcataagcatttattgtcattgtgcacgcacaactaaatttacagcagcattcctcgatgcacacaatttcagactcataccccatcctcactttccccttcctccacccatccctacacagccccaaacacatcaacacgaagccacggagttcagcatagccacagctctagagtagaatctgtctctaagcctctttgtcctagttttgatagacctgtatcgtctgccagatggtaacagttcaaaaagagagtgtgctggatgagacgggtctctcagaatattttgggctttctttaggcttcgggaattatagagttcttccaaggagggcagagggcagccgataatcctctgggcagtagtgatcaccctttcgagcgccttcctatctgccactgtgcaactggagaaccatacacagatgcagtaggttaagaaaCTCCATGAGGTGCATgaatgcagagaagaagaaaaacggTACCTGCTTCCCAACTGCATTAAACCTCGGGCAAATAACCTGTGTGGAATTGGCTTAGAAATCAGAGGAAAAGAATGGGTGCCTGTGGATGGCACAGAAGCACAAACACTGAAGtttttacagactaaatgtttttCACCACTCTGAGTGCTCTAGAGAAAATTGTTTCCGAACAGTCTGGATTCAGGAACAGATACCAATATATATGCATGGCATTTTGAGGGTGCTCAAGCTGTAGATGGAAACCGACCAACGTCTGTTGTAAGCTGTGTGCGTCCTGCAGAATGATCCCGCTGTCTCCTTTGCATCAGAGGGATGAGCATTTGGAATTTAACTAATCAAAATCCAGGACAAACATGCCCTGCCCCATTAACCTCAGAAGGGTAAATAAGCCAAATGACATTACCTCAGACATGTGGTACCCACATGGCAGAGCCATAAAGTCTGTAGCCCCTCTCTTTCTGCTTTCAGTTTCCGTGTTCCTGGCCTTTTCTTTACCTTTCCATTGTTCTAGGGCAGTGACACCGAGGAGAGGGTCAGCAGCAGAGAAAGTGACCTCAGTAGATCAGTGTCTGATAGGTATGCCATGCAAACAAGAACACGTCACCCTGGTTGGCCTTGCATAGCGTAGTCGTTGATTGGCATTTCTGTGCGAGGTCGCACAGCTGGCTTGGGGAAGGCTCTCCTTCTGTA from Sphaerodactylus townsendi isolate TG3544 linkage group LG01, MPM_Stown_v2.3, whole genome shotgun sequence harbors:
- the LG01H13orf42 gene encoding uncharacterized protein C13orf42 homolog, which translates into the protein MIRKIHSIFHPNSRQRSLIDGIPVHEGSEVRLIRSTSMYVLGGEDQEFRVPLKKCKSTTSIDSAACIHLKEEERAWMYSKTQDCLQYLQDLLALRKKYIESIKDLKSMDKAHEISPVSTKSSKTGKKPQATVSSTQSSKKSAERKTSQLASDVREAIAYFDSIIAELDAERQRKIVVRDYRHADVDFEVVTSSREHSLHSNWILRAPRKQSQDIAQESRKSSQSEKKNQERTINSRKKIERYPIYLPKAVEGAFNTLKFKPKMSPKEQL